One window of Brachybacterium ginsengisoli genomic DNA carries:
- a CDS encoding FUSC family protein gives MPAAPPRIQDSVRRLVSLGPSRVDHVPALRISLGLALPLTVLLLTGRIEWAMYVGFGAFTGIYSRYEPTALRFRRQSTAGVMLVVCVTLGASLAQLGEVLPPVAESWTTLMVSAVVAGLAATLVMVAGLKPGGAIFPLFAIAAIGAAPPAAPIWVALLVSASAAALCVGLGLLGHWAGERHPGAGTDPPRERWTRGQMVSEFARFAAVAAVAGAVGLASGLPYPYWAQIAAITLLTPPGRTLQVERGLQRVIGTVLGIGTTAFLLSFPAEPWQLVAWVVILQFLAEMYVLRNYAFALLFITPLALLMVQLGHPQPVGPMLAARVLETAIGAVVGIAGVVLVALWDRRATARASVPERV, from the coding sequence GTGCCCGCAGCACCCCCTCGGATCCAGGACTCGGTGCGGCGCCTGGTGAGCCTCGGCCCGAGCCGCGTGGACCATGTCCCGGCTCTGAGGATCTCGCTCGGGCTCGCCCTCCCGCTGACGGTGCTGCTGCTGACGGGGCGCATCGAGTGGGCGATGTACGTGGGCTTCGGCGCCTTCACCGGCATCTACTCCCGCTACGAGCCCACGGCCCTGCGGTTCCGTCGGCAGTCGACGGCCGGGGTGATGCTGGTGGTCTGCGTGACCCTCGGCGCCTCCCTCGCCCAGCTCGGCGAGGTGCTGCCGCCGGTCGCGGAGTCGTGGACCACGCTGATGGTCTCCGCGGTGGTGGCCGGGCTCGCCGCGACCCTCGTGATGGTCGCGGGGCTCAAGCCCGGCGGGGCGATCTTCCCGCTGTTCGCGATCGCCGCGATCGGCGCCGCCCCTCCCGCCGCCCCGATCTGGGTGGCCCTGCTGGTCTCGGCCTCCGCGGCGGCGCTGTGCGTGGGGCTGGGGCTGCTGGGCCACTGGGCGGGGGAGCGCCACCCGGGCGCGGGCACCGATCCGCCGCGCGAGCGGTGGACGCGGGGCCAGATGGTCTCCGAGTTCGCGCGCTTCGCGGCGGTCGCCGCCGTGGCGGGCGCCGTGGGCCTCGCCTCCGGGCTGCCCTACCCGTACTGGGCGCAGATCGCGGCGATCACGCTGCTCACCCCGCCCGGGCGGACCCTCCAGGTGGAGCGGGGGCTGCAGCGCGTGATCGGGACCGTCCTCGGCATCGGCACCACCGCGTTCCTGCTGTCCTTCCCCGCCGAGCCCTGGCAGCTGGTGGCATGGGTGGTGATCCTGCAGTTCCTCGCCGAGATGTACGTGCTGCGCAACTACGCCTTCGCGCTGCTGTTCATCACGCCGCTCGCCCTGCTCATGGTGCAGCTCGGCCACCCGCAGCCCGTGGGGCCGATGCTCGCCGCGCGCGTGCTGGAGACGGCGATCGGCGCCGTGGTGGGCATCGCCGGCGTGGTGCTGGTGGCGCTGTGGGACCGCCGGGCGACCGCCCGTGCCTCGGTCCCGGAGCGGGTCTGA